TTAGACATTTGTGTCGTAGACGCTGATACCATATCTGTTGTCCCCCAAATTAAGTAGCCAATTAACTCAATTCCATCATTTGCCAAAGATATTAACATTTCTCTGATATGTTCCTTTAAAAAGGCAATGCGATAATCATCATGAACACGGCCGTCAGGAGTCAAGTGATCCGTAGCACCAAGACCATTTTCGACAATAAAAAGAGGTTTTTGATAACGATCATACAAATTTATCAATGTTAGTCGTAACCCAATCGGATCGATTTGCCAGCCCCATTCGTTTTCGGGCAAGTATTTATTGTAAACTCCAGTTGTCCGATTAGCTTTAGTCACCTGCAAGTTTGAAGTATCATAGGCCGCACAAACTGAGGAATAATAAGAAAAAGCAACAAAATCAGCTGTGTTCTGGCTCAATAACTTTAATTCATCCTGCGTCATTTTGATGTTGAGTCCCAAGTTTTTAATTTTATTGAACAAGGCGTTAGGATACTTTCCCCTAATTTGAACATCACTAAAAAGATAACTCTCACGCATAATTTCTGTTGCTGCTAACGCATTTCGCGGATCACTGTTATAAGGATAAACCATTGTACTGGTGATCATCCCACCGACTTGTAAATCAGAATAGTTTTGATGAATGTATTTCGTTATCTTAGCAGAGGCAACGAACTGGTAATGCATTGCCTGGTAGATTACTTCTTGAAAATTTTTGTTAGGAAAACGATCCTTGACTAATCCAGCTGAAGAATATGGGTGTCTGATAATGCTATCAATTTCATTTATTGGTATCCAATATTTTACTTGGTTATGATACCGATCGATAACAGTCTTAGCAAACCGATAAAAATAATCAATTAACTTTGGATCATACCAAGCATCATAGTTCATTACTAAATTAAGTGGCATCTCGTAATGGGATAACGTAATAATAGGCTGAATTCTGACTTCATGCATTTTGCGAAAAAGACGGTCATAAAATTCTAAACCTTGTTTATTAGGGTTAGTATCATCCCCATTAGGAAAAATTCTACTCCAAGCAATTGAAGTTCTAATTGCCTTAATTCCAGTTTGTGCTAGCAGTTCAAGATCTTTTTCATAGTAATGATAAAAATCTACACCATGTCTTTTGCCCCATTTTCTGGAGCTTTGATCTTTGATAGCGGTCAAAATTTTTTGAGTAGTCATATCGTTAACTTTTTGGTAATCAGTCACATCTATTTGTGGTTGATATTGCTCACAATCAGCAATCGACATGCCTTTCCCATCTTCATTCCATGCGCCTTCTACTTGGTTAGCCGAAGTAGCGGCTCCCCATAGAAACCCTTTTGGTAGGTAAAAATATTCCATAATTACTCCCTATGCTAAAACTAAAACAGGATCATCTATTGTAACTTTCTTTGCTTCATCTGAAGTAGTTTGTACAGGTAAAACTTGCAAAAAATCCTGGGTGTTAGTGATAATCATCATGATTGTTGGATCATAGCCAGCTTCCTTAATCTTATCTAGGTCAAACTCAATTAGTTCCTGACCTGCTGTAACTTTTTGTCCTTTTTCAACTAGCTGCCTAAATCCCTGACCCTTTAATTCAATCGTATCAATACCAATATGGAGTAAAATATCAGCGTTATTATCGAGGTGAAGGCCAATAGCATGCCCGGTTTTAAAAGTTGCTGTCACAATACCATTGCCAGGTGCATAAAGCCTTCCGCTGGCGGGAATAATCGCTATACCTTGTCCCATTACGCCACTAGCAAAAGTGGTATCATCAACCTTCGAAAGATCCTCAATTCGACCATATGCCGGTGCATTGAGAGCATGCTCTGATGACTTATTTACAGCATCATTTTGCTTTTCTTGCGACTTTGTTTTTTCATCTGCTGGATCATCAAAGCCAATGAGCCAAGTAGCAATGAAGGTAACAATCGTGGCAACAATCATAACAATAATAGCCTGAATAACAAAGTTTTCT
This genomic window from Lactobacillus panisapium contains:
- a CDS encoding glycoside hydrolase family 1 protein; protein product: MEYFYLPKGFLWGAATSANQVEGAWNEDGKGMSIADCEQYQPQIDVTDYQKVNDMTTQKILTAIKDQSSRKWGKRHGVDFYHYYEKDLELLAQTGIKAIRTSIAWSRIFPNGDDTNPNKQGLEFYDRLFRKMHEVRIQPIITLSHYEMPLNLVMNYDAWYDPKLIDYFYRFAKTVIDRYHNQVKYWIPINEIDSIIRHPYSSAGLVKDRFPNKNFQEVIYQAMHYQFVASAKITKYIHQNYSDLQVGGMITSTMVYPYNSDPRNALAATEIMRESYLFSDVQIRGKYPNALFNKIKNLGLNIKMTQDELKLLSQNTADFVAFSYYSSVCAAYDTSNLQVTKANRTTGVYNKYLPENEWGWQIDPIGLRLTLINLYDRYQKPLFIVENGLGATDHLTPDGRVHDDYRIAFLKEHIREMLISLANDGIELIGYLIWGTTDMVSASTTQMSKRYGLIYVDLDDEGKGTNRRFIKDSFYWYQKLLHFGQKIPKSFLLEE